The following are from one region of the Corylus avellana chromosome ca1, CavTom2PMs-1.0 genome:
- the LOC132171416 gene encoding B3 domain-containing transcription factor VRN1-like has protein sequence MAERRRGISTVGSNQTTIVIRLFLLYMARTRRTRVVPNRSYYHRPSSSMAGRRPSHFFKVILPSTIHDKKLKIPVKFVMEFGDDLSDVATLTVPNGHSWKVGLEKPNGEIWFHDGWKEFMEYHSIHYGYFLVFRYEGNSKFHVLVFDNTATEIQYPWREDCELEDPVDIIDLDDATKSRQEMSHSDELSAKHEENIETFVGKRFSGGSSSEGRERAIQAGRERAIQAARMLKPTCPSFMAISRHMHRYNLYVPAKFAVKYLSGHAFVKLQNSDGKQWDARCYDHDHPNSAKNIGKGWTQFCIDNNLQRGDVCVLELINKNPIVLNVSIFHVADY, from the exons ATGGCTG AACGTCGTCGAGGCATTTCCACCGTGGGATCAAATCAAACAACCATCGTGATCAGACTTTTCTTACTATATATGGCAAGGACTCGCCGGACTAGAGTGGTGCCCAACCGGAGCTATTATCACCGGCCGTCAAGCAGTATGGCGGGTAGGAGACCCTCCCACTTCTTCAAGGTCATACTCCCCTCTACCATTCACGACAAGAAACTG AAGATCCCTGTAAAGTTTGTAATGGAATTTGGGGATGATTTGTCTGATGTTGCTACGCTCACTGTGCCCAATGGCCATTCTTGGAAAGTGGGATTGGAGAAACCCAACGGGGAGATTTGGTTCCATGATGGTTGGAAGGAGTTTATGGAATACCATTCTATTCATTATGGCTACTTTTTAGTCTTCAGATATGaaggaaattcaaaattccaTGTTCTTGTATTTGATAATACTGCAACTGAGATTCAGTATCCATGGAGAGAAGATTGTGAATTGGAAGATCCGGTGGACATAATAGACTTAGATGATGCAACAAAATCGAGGCAAGAAATGTCTCACTCGGATGAGTTGTCCGCAAAACatgaagaaaatatagaaaCGTTTGTTGGAAAAAGATTTTCTGGCGGGTCGTCTTCAGAAGGAAGGGAGAGAGCAATCCAAGCAGGAAGGGAGAGAGCAATCCAAGCAGCCAGAATGTTGAAGCCTACATGTCCTTCGTTCATGGCCATCTCTCGTCATATGCATCGATATAACTTG TATGTGCCTGCGAAATTTGCTGTCAAGTATCTTAGTGGGCATGCGTTTGTCAAACTTCAAAACTCTGATGGAAAACAATGGGATGCCCGGTGCTATGACCATGATCACCCGAATTCAGCAAAGAATATAGGGAAGGGATGGACTCAGTTTTGCATAGACAATAATTTACAAAGAGGAGATGTGTGTGTCTTGGAGCTCATCAACAAGAACCCTATTGTGCTTAACGTCTCAATATTTCACGTGGCTGACTATTGA
- the LOC132171505 gene encoding B3 domain-containing protein At4g01580-like, translated as MAAKKSRTRRTRVVPDRSYDHRPSSSMAGRRPSHFFKVILPSTIRDRKLRIPVKFVMEFGDELSAVATLTDHYGNFWQVGLEKANNGIWFDDGWQDFMEYHSIHYGYFVVFRYEGNSKFHVLVFDNTATEIPSTWSKDGELEDPVDVMESDDAKKSRHDKLTQENEMSDPDKLSAKHEVDRGRYSRERFSGTSSKGRVLMPTRRE; from the exons ATGGCAGCTAAGAAATCAAGAACTCGCCGGACTAGAGTGGTGCCCGACCGGAGCTATGACCACCGGCCGTCAAGTTCTATGGCGGGTAGGAGACCCTCGCACTTCTTCAAGGTCATACTCCCCTCTACCATTCGCGACAGGAAACTG AGGATCCCTGTAAAGTTTGTAATGGAATTTGGGGATGAACTGTCTGCTGTGGCTACACTCACCGATCACTATGGTAATTTTTGGCAAGTGGGATTGGAGAAAGCCAACAACGGGATTTGGTTTGATGATGGTTGGCAGGATTTTATGGAATACCATTCTATTCATTATGGCTACTTTGTAGTCTTCAGATATGAAGGGAATTCAAAATTCCATGTTCTTGTATTTGATAACACTGCAACTGAAATTCCATCTACATGGAGCAAGGATGGTGAATTGGAAGATCCGGTGGACGTAATGGAATCAGATGATGCAAAAAAATCAAGGCATGACAAGTTGAcacaagaaaatgaaatgtCTGACCCAGATAAGCTGTCTGCAAAACATGAAGTAGATAGAGGAAGATACAGTAGGGAAAGATTTTCTGGCACATCTTCAAAAGGAAGAGTCTTGATGCCCACAAGAAGAGAG
- the LOC132178688 gene encoding protein LURP-one-related 5-like, translating to MKEGFVVEAGFVFQEETHLTVLKTSLFFADDGFTVYDCKGDLVLRVDSYGPGPEALDSGEIVLMDGNGRCLLTVRRKMTSLHQRWEGFIGERDSHQKPIFSVRRSSMIGRSTLSVEVFRDPEPCEEYQIEGNFSRRCCTIFNAEMELVGEIRRKVDASTHVVLGKDAFSLCIKPGFDGAFAMGLVLILDQINCDDYVTQVVQVEPVTDDSVTQGVPVEPVTDD from the exons ATGAAAGAAGGGTTCGTTGTGGAAGCTGGGTTCGTATTCCAAGAAGAAACTCATCTCACCGTCCTAAAGACCTCTCTTTTCTTCGCCGATGATGGCTTCACCGTCTATGATTGCAAGGGCGACTTGGTCTTACGGGTCGACTCGTACGGGCCCGGGCCCGAAGCCCTTGACAGCGGCGAAATCGTTCTCATGGACGGGAACGGAAGGTGCCTCCTCACTGTCCGCCGAAAG ATGACGAGTCTGCATCAGCGGTGGGAGGGCTTTATAGGGGAGAGAGACAGTCACCAGAAACCGATCTTCAGCGTGCGGAGATCCTCAATGATCGGACGGTCGACCTTGAGCGTGGAGGTGTTTAGGGACCCAGAGCCTTGTGAGGAGTACCAGATCGAGGGCAACTTTTCTCGACGCTGTTGCACGATCTTCAATGCGGAAATGGAATTAGTGGGTGAGATCCGACGCAAAGTGGATGCTTCCACCCACGTGGTGCTTGGGAAGGACGCTTTCTCTCTTTGCATCAAGCCTGGCTTTGATGGGGCTTTTGCCATGGGATTGGTGCTCATTCTGGATCAGATCAACTGCGATGATTATGTTACTCAGGTAGTTCAGGTGGAGCCCGTCACAGATGATTCCGTTACTCAGGGAGTTCCGGTGGAGCCCGTCACAGATGATTAG
- the LOC132178682 gene encoding B3 domain-containing transcription factor VRN1-like, whose protein sequence is MAPKKSRTRRTRVFPNRRNGHRPPSCMAGRRHSHFFKIILPSSIDGKKLRIPVKFVMEFGDELSDVATLTVPNGHLWQVGLEKGNKEIWFDDGWQDFMEHHSINYGYFLVFRYEGNSKFHVLVFDNTATEIQYPRSKNCKLEDEVDKLKENEMSNSDKLFPKHEVDGGTYVRERFSGTSSKGRLMMSRGRGRAIKAARLLKPKSPWFMAILRPYHIRGTLYVPVGFASKYLSGHPFVKLETCDGKQWRGRCCEHRGGSSKSGKTVGWGQFCRDNKLEEGDVCVFELIKRKPVVLKVSIFHSVDYAVN, encoded by the exons ATGGCACCGAAGAAGTCAAGGACTCGCCGGACTAGAGTGTTTCCCAACCGGAGGAATGGCCACCGGCCGCCAAGTTGTATGGCGGGTAGGAGACACTCGCACTTCTTCAAGATCATACTCCCTTCTTCCATTGACGGCAAGAAACTG AGGATCCCTGTAAAGTTTGTAATGGAATTTGGGGATGAACTGTCTGATGTTGCCACACTCACTGTTCCTAATGGTCATCTTTGGCAAGTGGGATTGGAGAAAGGCAACAAGGAGATTTGGTTTGATGATGGCTGGCAGGATTTTATGGAACACCATTCTATTAATTATGGCTACTTTTTAGTCTTCAGATATGAAGGGAATTCAAAGTTCCATGTTCTTGTGTTTGATAATACTGCAACTGAGATTCAGTATCCACGGAGCAAGAATTGCAAATTGGAAGATGAGGTGGACaagttgaaggaaaatgaaatgtCTAACTCAGATAAGCTGTTCCCAAAACATGAAGTAGATGGGGGAACATATGTTAGGGAAAGATTTTCTGGTACATCTTCAAAAGGAAGACTCATGATGTCCAGAGGAAGAGGCAGAGCAATCAAAGCAGCCAGACTGTTGAAGCCTAAAAGTCCTTGGTTCATGGCCATCTTGCGCCCATATCATATACGTGGTACTCTG TATGTTCCTGTCGGATTTGCTAGCAAGTATCTTAGTGGTCATCCGTTTGTCAAACTTGAGACTTGTGATGGAAAACAATGGCGTGGCCGATGCTGTGAGCATCGTGGTGGTAGCTCAAAGTCAGGAAAAACTGTAGGGTGGGGTCAGTTTTGCAGAGACAATAAGTTAGAAGAAGgagatgtgtgtgtgtttgagcTGATCAAGAGGAAGCCTGTTGTGCTTAAGGTCTCAATATTTCACTCGGTTGACTATGCAGTTAACTAA
- the LOC132168175 gene encoding B3 domain-containing transcription factor VRN1-like: MSRTRRTRVVRNRRSSSMAATRPSHFFKIILPSTIHDKKLRIPVKFVMEFGDELSDVATLTAPNGHLWQVGLEKDNREIWFDDGWQEFMEYHSIDYGYFLVFRYEGNSKFHVLVFDNTATEIQYPWGEDCELEDPVDIIDLDDATKSRHENLNENEMPHSDELVGKRFCGGSSADGRERAIKAAKMLKPTSPSFMAFVRPYHISKRGYHLYVPLEFAGKYLRGHRFVKLETCDGKQWRARCYGSHGGNSRSGKTIGWCQFCRDKDLEEGDVCVFELIKRNPVELKVSIFHLADYEVN; this comes from the exons ATGTCAAGGACTCGCCGGACTAGAGTGGTGCGCAACCGGAGGTCAAGTTCGATGGCGGCTACCAGACCCTCGCACTTCTTCAAGATCATCCTCCCCTCTACCATTCACGACAAGAAACTG AGGATCCCCGTAAAGTTTGTAATGGAATTTGGGGATGAACTTTCTGATGTTGCTACACTCACTGCTCCCAATGGTCATCTTTGGCAAGTGGGATTGGAGAAAGACAACAGGGAGATTTGGTTTGATGATGGTTGGCAGGAGTTTATGGAATACCATTCTATTGATTATGGCTACTTTTTAGTCTTCAGATATGaaggaaattcaaaattccaTGTTCTTGTGTTTGATAATACTGCAACTGAGATTCAATATCCATGGGGAGAAGATTGTGAATTGGAAGATCCGGTGGACATAATAGACTTGGATGATGCAACAAAATCAAGGCATGAAAATTTGAACGAAAATGAAATGCCTCACTCGGATGAGTTGGTTGGAAAAAGATTTTGTGGTGGGTCGTCTGCAGATGGAAGGGAGAGAGCAATCAAAGCAGCCAAAATGTTGAAGCCTACAAGTCCTTCCTTCATGGCCTTCGTGCGCCCATATCATATAAGTAAACGAGGTTATCATTTG TATGTGCCTCTTGAATTTGCTGGCAAGTATCTTAGGGGGCATCGGTTTGTCAAACTTGAAACTTGTGATGGAAAACAATGGCGTGCCCGGTGCTATGGTAGCCATGGTGGGAATTCAAGATCAGGAAAAACTATAGGGTGGTGTCAGTTTTGCAGAGACAAAGACTTAGAAGAAGgagatgtgtgtgtgtttgagcTGATCAAGAGGAATCCTGTCGAGCTTAAGGTCTCAATATTTCACCTGGCTGACTATGAAGTTAACTAA
- the LOC132171582 gene encoding B3 domain-containing transcription factor VRN1-like → MARTRRTRVVPNRSYDHPPSSSMAGRRPSHFFKFILPSTIHDKKLKIPVKFVMEFGDELSDVATLTVPNGHFWKVGLEKPNREIWFHDGWKDFMEHHSIHYGYFLVFRYEGNSKFHVLVFDSTATEIQYPWRENCELEDPVDIIDLDDATKSRHDKLNENEMVGKRFSGGSSAEGRERAIQAAKMLKPTSPSFMAIPRHVHRYNLYVPAEFAVKNLSGHKFVKLQNSDGKQWHARCYDHYQPNSAKNIGKGWTQFCIDNNLQRGDVCVLELINRNPIVLNVSIFHVADY, encoded by the exons ATGGCAAGGACTCGCCGGACTAGAGTGGTGCCCAACCGGAGCTATGATCACCCGCCGTCAAGTAGTATGGCGGGTAGGAGACCCTCCCACTTCTTCAAGTTCATACTCCCCTCTACCATTCACGACAAGAAACTG AAGATCCCTGTAAAGTTTGTAATGGAATTTGGGGATGAACTGTCTGATGTTGCTACTCTCACTGTTCCCAATGGTCATTTTTGGAAAGTGGGATTGGAGAAACCCAACAGGGAGATTTGGTTCCATGATGGTTGGAAGGATTTTATGGAACACCATTCTATTCATTATGGCTACTTTTTAGTCTTCAGATATGaaggaaattcaaaatttcatgttCTTGTATTCGATAGTACTGCAACTGAGATTCAGTATCCATGgagagaaaattgtgaattggaAGATCCGGTGGACATAATAGACTTAGATGATGCAACAAAATCAAGGCATGACAAATTGAACGAGAATGAAATGGTTGGAAAAAGATTTTCTGGTGGGTCGTCCGCAGAAGGAAGGGAGAGAGCAATCCAAGCAGCCAAAATGTTGAAGCCTACAAGTCCTTCGTTCATGGCTATCCCGCGTCATGTGCATCGATATAATTTG TATGTGCCTGCAGAATTTGCTGTCAAGAATCTTAGTGGGCATAAGTTTGTCAAACTTCAGAACTCTGACGGGAAACAATGGCATGCCCGGTGCTATGATCATTATCAACCGAATTCAGCAAAGAATATAGGGAAGGGATGGACTCAGTTTTGCATAGACAACAATTTACAAAGAGGAGATGTGTGTGTCTTGGAGCTCATCAACAGGAACCCTATTGTGCTTAACGTCTCAATATTTCACGTGGCTGACTATTGA
- the LOC132171677 gene encoding uncharacterized protein LOC132171677, translating into MAAKKSRTCRTRVVPSRSYDHRPSSSMAGRRPSHFFKVILPSTIRDRKLRIPVKFVMEFGDELSAVATLTDHYGNFWQVGLEKANNGIWFDDGWQDFMEYHSIHYGYFVVFRYEGNSKFHVLVFDNTATEIPSTWSKDGELEDLVDVMESDDAKKSRHDKLKQENEMSDPDKLSAKHEVDRGRYSRERFSGTSSKGRVLMPTRRERAIEAARMLKLESPSFMAFAGKENIGGICSLYVPSGFAKKYLIGHESVELQTSDGKHWHAWCRNKCSSPNARTLGWAQFCRDNNLEGGDVCVFELIKRNPVVLNVSIFHLADYAVKQHVHLLAGDALNGYCCIMHAYRTEGNLHESGSKSLSTHLACTISVTSPENNLFTVSIDHFHGNRSRTRRTPVVPNRSYDRRPSSSMGGRKPTHFFKIILPSTVHDKKLRIPEKFVMEFGDELSAVATLTVPNGHFWQVGLEKGNNEIWFDDGWKEFMEYHSIYYGYLLVFRYEGNSKFHVLVLDTTATEIEYPLSKDCNMEDEADTMELNDATESRHDKVNENEISNSDKLSAKPEVDRERYVGERFCGTSSRERAIQAAKMLKPASPSFMRILRPYQIVQSILYVPVGFAIEHLTGGDQFVKLQTTDGKQWDSWCYGHTVSSKAKNIGWTQFCRDNDLEAGDVCVFELIKMNPVVLNVSIFRLADY; encoded by the exons ATGGCAGCTAAGAAATCAAGGACTTGCCGGACTAGAGTGGTGCCCAGCCGGAGCTATGACCACCGGCCGTCAAGTTCTATGGCGGGTAGGAGACCCTCGCACTTCTTCAAGGTCATACTCCCATCTACCATTCGCGACAGGAAACTG AGGATCCCTGTAAAGTTTGTAATGGAATTTGGGGATGAATTGTCTGCTGTGGCTACGCTCACCGATCACTATGGTAATTTTTGGCAAGTGGGATTGGAGAAAGCCAACAACGGGATTTGGTTTGATGATGGTTGGCAGGATTTTATGGAATACCATTCTATTCATTATGGCTACTTTGTAGTCTTCAGATATGaaggaaattcaaaattccaTGTTCTTGTATTTGATAATACTGCAACTGAAATTCCATCTACATGGAGCAAGGATGGTGAATTGGAAGATCTGGTGGATGTAATGGAATCAGATGATGCAAAAAAATCAAGGCATGACAAGTtgaaacaagaaaatgaaatgtCTGACCCAGATAAGCTGTCTGCAAAACATGAAGTAGATAGAGGAAGATACAGTAGGGAAAGATTTTCTGGCACATCTTCAAAAGGAAGAGTCTTGATGCCcacaagaagagagagagcgatcGAAGCAGCGAGAATGTTGAAGCTTGAAAGTCCTTCATTCATGGCCTTTGCGGGGAAAGAGAATATAGGTGGAATTTGTTCTTTG TATGTGCCTAGTGGATTTGCTAAAAAGTATCTTATTGGGCATGAGTCTGTCGAACTCCAGACTTCTGATGGAAAACATTGGCATGCCTGGTGCCGTAACAAGTGCTCATCACCTAATGCAAGGACTTTAGGGTGGGCTCAGTTTTGCAGAGACAATAATTTAGAAGGAGGAGATGTGTGTGTCTTTGAGCTGATCAAGAGGAACCCTGTTGTGCTTAACGTCTCAATATTTCACCTGGCTGACTATGCTGTGAAGCAACATGTC CATCTGCTAGCTGGAGATGCTTTAAATGGGTACTGTTGCATCATGCATGCCTATAGAACAGAGGGTAACTTGCATGAGAGTGGCTCTAAAAGCTTGTCTACCCATCTTGCCTGCACCATATCAGTGACATCACCTGAAAATAATCTGTTCACTGTCTCTATTGACCACTTTCACG GGAACAGATCAAGGACTCGCCGGACTCCAGTGGTGCCCAACCGGAGCTATGATCGCCGGCCATCTAGTTCTATGGGTGGAAGGAAACCCACGCACTTCTTCAAGATCATACTCCCCTCTACCGTTCACGACAAGAAATTG AGAATCCCTGAAAAGTTTGTAATGGAATTTGGGGATGAACTGTCTGCTGTTGCTACACTCACTGTTCCCAATGGTCATTTTTGGCAAGTGGGGTTGGAGAAAGGCAACAACGAGATTTGGTTTGATGATGGTTGGAAGGAGTTTATGGAATACCATTCAATTTATTATGGCTACCTTTTAGTCTTCAGATATGaaggaaattcaaaattccaTGTTCTTGTACTCGATACTACTGCAACTGAGATTGAGTATCCATTGAGCAAGGATTGTAACATGGAAGATGAGGCGGACACAATGGAATTAAATGATGCAACAGAATCAAGGCATGACAAGGTGAACGAAAATGAAATATCCAACTCAGATAAGCTGTCTGCAAAACCTGAAGTGGATAGAGAAAGATATGTTGGTGAAAGATTTTGTGGCACATCCAGCCGAGAGAGAGCAATCCAAGCAGCAAAAATGTTGAAGCCTGCAAGTCCTTCGTTCATGAGAATCTTGCGGCCCTATCAGATAGTGCAATCTATTTTG TATGTGCCTGTTGGATTTGCTATCGAGCATCTTACTGGGGGTGATCAGTTTGTCAAGCTTCAGACTACTGACGGAAAACAATGGGATTCCTGGTGCTATGGCCATACAGTTTCAAGTAAAGCAAAGAATATAGGGTGGACTCAGTTTTGCAGGGACAATGATTTAGAAGCAGGAGATGTGTGTGTCTTTGAGCTGATCAAGATGAACCCTGTTGTGCTTAACGTCTCAATATTTCGCCTGGCTGACTATTGA